A part of Saccharomyces cerevisiae S288C chromosome XIV, complete sequence genomic DNA contains:
- the DCP2 gene encoding decapping enzyme complex catalytic subunit (Catalytic subunit of Dcp1p-Dcp2p decapping enzyme complex; removes 5' cap structure from mRNAs prior to their degradation; also enters nucleus and positively regulates transcription initiation; nudix hydrolase family member; forms cytoplasmic foci upon DNA replication stress; human homolog DCP2 complements yeast dcp2 thermosensitive mutant), with translation MSLPLRHALENVTSVDRILEDLLVRFIINCPNEDLSSVERELFHFEEASWFYTDFIKLMNPTLPSLKIKSFAQLIIKLCPLVWKWDIRVDEALQQFSKYKKSIPVRGAAIFNENLSKILLVQGTESDSWSFPRGKISKDENDIDCCIREVKEEIGFDLTDYIDDNQFIERNIQGKNYKIFLISGVSEVFNFKPQVRNEIDKIEWFDFKKISKTMYKSNIKYYLINSMMRPLSMWLRHQRQIKNEDQLKSYAEEQLKLLLGITKEEQIDPGRELLNMLHTAVQANSNNNAVSNGQVPSSQELQHLKEQSGEHNQQKDQQSSFSSQQQPSIFPSLSEPFANNKNVIPPTMPMANVFMSNPQLFATMNGQPFAPFPFMLPLTNNSNSANPIPTPVPPNFNAPPNPMAFGVPNMHNLSGPAVSQPFSLPPAPLPRDSGYSSSSPGQLLDILNSKKPDSNVQSSKKPKLKILQRGTDLNSIKQNNNDETAHSNSQALLDLLKKPTSSQKIHASKPDTSFLPNDSVSGIQDAEYEDFESSSDEEVETARDERNSLNVDIGVNVMPSEKDSRRSQKEKPRNDASKTNLNASAESNSVEWGPGKSSPSTQSKQNSSVGMQNKYRQEIHIGDSDAYEVFESSSDEEDGKKLEELEQTQDNSKLISQDILKENNFQDGEVPHRDMPTESNKSINETVGLSSTTNTVKKVPKVKILKRGETFASLANDKKAFDSSSNVSSSKDLLQMLRNPISSTVSSNQQSPKSQHLSGDEEIMMMLKRNSVSKPQNSEENASTSSINDANASELLGMLKQKEKDITAPKQPYNVDSYSQKNSAKGLLNILKKNDSTGYPRTEGGPSSEMSTSMKRNDATNNQELDKNSTELLNYLKPKPLNDGYENISNKDSSHELLNILHGNKNSSAFNNNVYATDGYSLASDNNENSSNKLLNMLQNRSSAINEPNFDVRSNGTSGSNELLSILHRK, from the coding sequence ATGTCACTGCCGCTACGACACGCATTGGAGAACGTTACTTCTGTTGATAGAATTTTAGAGGACTTATTAGTACGTTTTATTATAAATTGTCCGAATGAAGATTTATCGAGTGTCGAGAGAGagttatttcattttgaagaagCCTCATGGTTTTACACGGATTTCATCAAATTGATGAATCCAACTTTACCCTCCCTAAAGATTAAATCATTTGCTCAATTGATCATAAAACTATGTCCTCTGGTTTGGAAATGGGACATAAGAGTGGATGAGGCACTCCAGCAATTCTCCAAGTATAAGAAAAGTATACCGGTGAGGGGCGCTGCCATATTTAACGAGAACCTGagtaaaattttattgGTACAGGGTACTGAATCGGATTCTTGGTCATTCCCAAGGGGGAAGATATctaaagatgaaaatgacaTAGATTGTTGCATTAGAGAagtgaaagaagaaattggtTTCGATTTGACGGACTATATTGACGACAACCAAttcattgaaagaaatattcaaggtaaaaattacaaaatatttttgatatcTGGTGTTTCAGAAGTCTTCAATTTTAAACCTCAAGTTAGAAATGAAATTGATAAGATAGAATGGTTCGAttttaagaaaatttctaaaaCAATGTAcaaatcaaatatcaagTATTATCTGATTAATTCCATGATGAGACCCTTATCAATGTGGTTAAGGCATCAGAggcaaataaaaaatgaagatcAATTGAAATCCTATGCGGAAGAACaattgaaattgttgttggGTATCACTAAGGAGGAGCAGATTGATCCCGGTAGAGAGTTGCTGAATATGTTACATACTGCAGTGCAAGCtaacagtaataataatgcGGTCTCCAACGGACAGGTACCCTCGAGCCAAGAGCTTCAGCATTTGAAAGAGCAATCAGGAGAACACAACCAACAGAAGGATCAGCAGTCATCGTTTTCTTCTCAACAACAACCTTCAATATTTCCATCTCTTTCTGAACCGTTTGCTAACAATAAGAATGTTATACCACCTACTATGCCAATGGCTAACGTATTCATGTCAAATCCTCAATTGTTTGCGACAATGAATGGCCAGCCTTTTGCACCTTTCCCATTTATGTTACCATTAACTAACAATAGTAATAGCGCTAACCCTATTCCAACTCCGGTCCCCCCTAATTTTAATGCTCCTCCGAATCCGATGGCTTTTGGTGTTCCAAACATGCATAACCTTTCTGGACCAGCAGTATCTCAACCGTTTTCCTTGCCTCCTGCTCCTTTACCGAGGGACTCTGGTTACAGCAGCTCCTCCCCTGGGCAGTTGTTAGATATACTAAATTCGAAAAAGCCTGACAGCAACGTGCAATCAAGCAAAAAGCCAAAGCTTAAAATCTTACAGAGAGGAACGGACTTGAATTCAATCAAgcaaaacaataatgatgaaaCTGCTCATTCAAACTCTCAAGCTTTgctagatttgttgaaaaaaccAACATCATCGCAGAAGATACACGCTTCCAAACCAGATACTTCCTTTTTACCAAATGACTCCGTATCTGGTATACAAGATGCAGAATATGAAGATTTCGAGAGTAGTTCAGATGAAGAGGTGGAGACAGCTAGAGATGAAagaaattcattgaatGTAGATATTGGGGTGAACGTTATGCCAAGCGAAAAAGACAGCCGAAGAAgtcaaaaggaaaaaccAAGGAACGACGCAAGCAAAACAAACTTGAACGCTTCTGCAGAATCTAATAGTGTAGAATGGGGGCCTGGTAAATCTTCACCCTCGACTCAGAGTAAACAGAATTCATCAGTAGGAATGCAGAATAAATATCGTCAAGAAATTCACATTGGTGATAGTGATGCATATGAAGTCTTCGAAAGCAGTTctgacgaagaagatggaaaaaaattggaagaacTGGAACAAACTCAAGACAACTCCAAATTAATTAGCcaagatattttaaaagaGAACAATTTCCAAGACGGTGAAGTGCCTCATAGAGATATGCCCACTGAAAGTAATAAATCTATAAACGAAACTGTCGGGTTatcatcaacaacaaataCTGTAAAAAAGGTACCCAAAGTTAAAATACTAAAACGAGGTGAAACCTTTGCCAGTCTGGCGAATGATAAAAAAGCTTTTGATTCAAGCTCCAATGTGTCTTCATCAAAAGATTTATTACAGATGCTAAGAAACCCAATTTCCTCTACTGTATCTTCAAATCAGCAATCACCAAAATCTCAACATCTAAGTGGGGATGAAGAAATCATGATGATGTTGAAGAGGAATTCTGTGTCAAAACCTCAAAATAGCGAAGAAAATGCATCAACTTCAAGTATAAACGATGCGAATGCAAGCGAACTTTTGGGAATGTTaaaacaaaaggaaaaagacATTACAGCACCAAAACAGCCCTATAATGTTGACTCATACTCGCAGAAAAATTCAGCTAAAGGATTgttgaatattttgaaaaagaacgACTCTACCGGGTACCCTCGCACTGAGGGTGGACCGTCAAGTGAAATGTCAACGTCAATGAAACGCAACGACGCTACAAATAATCAAGAATTAGATAAGAATTCAACAGAGTTATTAAACTACTTAAAGCCCAAGCCTCTTAATGATGGGTATGagaatatttcaaataaggACAGTTCTCATGAATTACTGAATATATTGCATGGTAATAAAAACAGCAGCGCcttcaataataatgtaTATGCAACTGACGGATATTCCTTGGCATCTGATAACAACGAAAATTCCTCAAATAAACTACTAAATATGCTGCAAAACAGGTCTAGTGCAATAAATGAGCCCAACTTCGACGTCCGTTCGAATGGAACTTCAGGGTCTAATGAATTATTAAGCATTTTGCATAGGAAGTGA
- the MLS1 gene encoding malate synthase MLS1 (Malate synthase, enzyme of the glyoxylate cycle; involved in utilization of non-fermentable carbon sources; expression is subject to carbon catabolite repression; localizes in peroxisomes during growth on oleic acid, otherwise cytosolic; can accept butyryl-CoA as acyl-CoA donor in addition to traditional substrate acetyl-CoA), with the protein MVKVSLDNVKLLVDVDKEPFFKPSSTTVGDILTKDALEFIVLLHRTFNNKRKQLLENRQVVQKKLDSGSYHLDFLPETANIRNDPTWQGPILAPGLINRSTEITGPPLRNMLINALNAPVNTYMTDFEDSASPTWNNMVYGQVNLYDAIRNQIDFDTPRKSYKLNGNVANLPTIIVRPRGWHMVEKHLYVDDEPISASIFDFGLYFYHNAKELIKLGKGPYFYLPKMEHHLEAKLWNDVFCVAQDYIGIPRGTIRATVLIETLPAAFQMEEIIYQLRQHSSGLNCGRWDYIFSTIKRLRNDPNHILPNRNQVTMTSPFMDAYVKRLINTCHRRGVHAMGGMAAQIPIKDDPAANEKAMTKVRNDKIRELTNGHDGSWVAHPALAPICNEVFINMGTPNQIYFIPENVVTAANLLETKIPNGEITTEGIVQNLDIGLQYMEAWLRGSGCVPINNLMEDAATAEVSRCQLYQWVKHGVTLKDTGEKVTPELTEKILKEQVERLSKASPLGDKNKFALAAKYFLPEIRGEKFSEFLTTLLYDEIVSTKATPTDLSKL; encoded by the coding sequence ATGGTTAAGGTCAGTTTGGATAACGTCAAATTACTGGTGGATGTTGATAAGGAGCCTTTCTTTAAACCATCTAGTACTACAGTGGGAGATATTCTTACCAAGGATGCTCTAGAGTTCATTGTTCTTTTACACAGAACTTTCAACAACAAGAGAAAACAATTATTGGAAAACAGACAAGTTGTTCAGAAGAAATTAGACTCGGGCTCCTATCATCTGGATTTCCTGCCTGAAACTGCAAATATTAGAAATGATCCCACTTGGCAAGGTCCAATTTTGGCACCGGGGTTAATTAATAGGTCAACGGAAATCACAGGGCCTCCATTGAGAAATATGCTGATCAACGCTTTGAATGCTCCTGTGAACACCTATATGActgattttgaagattcAGCTTCACCTACTTGGAACAACATGGTTTACGGTCAAGTTAATCTCTACGACGCGATCAGAAATCAAATCGATTTTGACACACCAAGAAAATCGTACAAATTGAATGGAAATGTGGCCAACTTGCCCACTATTATCGTGAGACCCCGTGGTTGGCACATGGTGGAAAAGCACCTTTATGTAGATGATGAACCAATCAGCGCTTCCatctttgattttggtTTATATTTCTACCATAATGCCAAAGAATTAATCAAATTGGGCAAAGGTCCTTACTTCTATTTGCCAAAGATGGAGCACCACTTGGAAGCTAAACTATGGAACGACGTCTTCTGTGTAGCTCAAGATTACATTGGGATCCCAAGGGGTACAATCAGAGCTACTGTGTTGATTGAAACTTTGCCTGCTGCTTTCCAAATGGAAGAGATCATCTATCAATTAAGACAACATTCTAGTGGGTTGAATTGCGGACGTTGGGACTATATTTTCTCTACAATCAAGAGATTAAGAAATGATCCTAATCACATTTTGCCCAATAGAAATCAAGTGACTATGACTTCCCCATTCATGGATGCATACGTGAAAAGATTAATCAATACCTGTCATCGGAGGGGTGTTCATGCCATGGGTGGTATGGCTGCGCAAATCCCTATCAAAGACGACCCGGCAGCCAATGAAAAGGCCATGACTAAAGTCCGTAATGATAAGATTAGAGAGCTGACAAATGGACATGATGGGTCATGGGTTGCACACCCAGCACTGGCCCCTATTTGTAATGAAGTTTTCATTAATATGGGAACACCAAACCAAATCTATTTCATTCCTGAAAACGTTGTAACGGCTGCTAATCTGCTGGAAACCAAAATTCCAAATGGTGAGATTACTACCGAGGGAATTGTACAAAACTTGGATATCGGGTTGCAGTACATGGAAGCTTGGCTCAGAGGCTCTGGATGTGTGCCCATCAACAACTTGATGGAAGACGCCGCCACTGCTGAAGTGTCTCGTTGTCAATTGTATCAATGGGTGAAACACGGTGTTACTCTAAAGGACACGGGAGAAAAGGTCACCCCAGAATTAACCGAAAAGATTCTAAAAGAACAAGTGGAAAGACTGTCTAAGGCAAGTCCATTGGGTGACAAGAACAAATTCGCGCTGGCCGCTAAGTATTTCTTGCCAGAAATCAGAGGCGAGAAATTCAGTGAATTTTTGACTACATTGTTGTACGACGAAATTGTGTCCACTAAGGCGACGCCCACTGATTTGAGCAAATTGTGA
- the NCS2 gene encoding Ncs2p (Protein required for uridine thiolation of Lys(UUU) and Glu(UUC) tRNAs; required for the thiolation of uridine at the wobble position of Lys(UUU) and Glu(UUC) tRNAs; has a role in urmylation and in invasive and pseudohyphal growth; inhibits replication of Brome mosaic virus in S. cerevisiae), producing the protein MECQRCPASARNPATVESRKEKFCDECFIKFVSTKQRKQMMKDEYFRNLFKVIYPFEKEGSVSKILLPLSHSDSGSLVMLDIVHDLLLEQTKQHNNRTGFTVDVLTVFTEENVSVIKERMESLINEKMSQLNKISNIFNVHFIDVNEFFNNASEVSTFIIDNENFEIFSKSKSVDDSNILTLKEILGKYCLNNSSRSDLISIIKTQLIKHFAYENGYNAIMWGHSMTKLSEVIISLVVKGKGSQIATFLDSESFDTLNNKPCKYKNLYPMKDLLSVEIESFLQIRNLAQFLINVEETNVKPNCLIARKSLPSLGQQKLVKNMTINEITNKYFQDIQNDYSNIISTVLRTADKLTQPKSSMAKPSQCQICQSKIYTNPSNWLNRITVTSPYPVETTEEKYLFKQWQDSKLGQSHTHYVELLNEIKQGASNSLDVEDGDVKLCYGCLILLNTSIKDKNLVWPKVDTMDITANATNKNKELSQILDQFEINSDGEE; encoded by the coding sequence ATGGAGTGCCAGAGGTGCCCTGCATCTGCCAGAAATCCAGCGACAGTTGAGTCtagaaaggaaaagtttTGCGATGAATGTTTCATCAAGTTTGTTAGTACTAAACAAAGGAAACAAATGATGAAGGATGAATATTTCAGGAACCTATTTAAAGTTATATAcccatttgaaaaagaaggatcCGTCTCTAAGATTCTGCTCCCCTTATCACATTCTGATTCAGGATCTCTGGTTATGTTAGATATTGTGCACGACTTGCTATTGGAACAAACTAAGCAACACAATAATCGTACAGGCTTTACCGTCGATGTACTCACGGTATTCACCGAGGAAAATGTTTCTGTTATCAAAGAACGTATGGAATCCTtgattaatgaaaaaatgtcACAACTGAATAAAATATCCAACATATTTAATGTCcattttattgatgttaacgaatttttcaacaatgcATCGGAAGTATCGACTTTTATCATtgacaatgaaaattttgagattttcAGCAAGTCAAAGTCAGTAGATGATAGCAATATATTAacattaaaagaaatattagGCAAATACTGTCTCAATAATTCATCCAGGTCTGATTTAATATCGATTATAAAAACTCAATTGATCAAGCATTTTGCATACGAAAATGGTTATAATGCCATAATGTGGGGACATTCCATGACAAAGCTATCTGAAGTAATTATTTCTCTTGTGGTAAAAGGTAAAGGTTCTCAAATAGCGACGTTTCTAGACTCGGAATCATTTGATactttgaataataaacCATGTAAGTATAAAAACCTATATCCTATGAAAGATCTATTATCCGTCGAGattgaaagttttttaCAAATCAGAAATCTGGCACAGTTCCTCATTAACGTTGAAGAAACTAATGTGAAGCCTAATTGCTTGATCGCCAGAAAATCACTGCCGTCACTTGGTCAAcaaaaattggtaaaaaaTATGACAATCAACGAAATTACCAACAAATACTTTCAGGATATTCAGAACGATTATTCAAATATAATATCGACAGTTTTAAGAACCGCAGATAAATTGACGCAACCTAAATCAAGTATGGCTAAGCCGTCACAATGTCAAATATGTCAATCTAAAATATACACAAATCCATCCAATTGGTTAAATAGGATCACAGTTACTTCGCCTTATCCTGTGGAGACCACTGAAGAAAAGTATTTATTTAAACAGTGGCAAGATTCAAAATTAGGGCAATCTCACACACATTATGTTGAATTGTTGAATGAAATCAAACAGGGTGCCAGTAATAGCCTCGATGTTGAAGACGGTGATGTCAAATTGTGTTATGGTTGTTTAATCTTATTGAATACCAGTATCAAGGATAAGAATTTGGTTTGGCCAAAAGTCGATACCATGGATATTACGGCAAATGCGACcaataaaaacaaagaattgAGCCAAATATTGGATCAGTTCGAGATTAATTCCGATGGGGAGGAATAA